The nucleotide sequence CCAGGTCGCCCTCGACGCCCTCCACGATCCGGAACACACCGCCCGGGTCCTGCTGCTCCCCGCGGTCGTCGAAGTCCAGCGGGTAGTGGCTGTGGTCGCCGAAGCCGACGTCGGCGAGCCGTCGCCGCCCGTCCGCCGTCTCCACGAGCAGCGCCATGTGGTCGTACGGGATGCCCGGCTTCCCGCCCTCCCCGAAGACCCGTGCCTGGAGCAGCGAGACCTCGTAGCCGAGCCCCCGCAGCAGTACGGCGAACGCGGTGTTGACCTCGTAGCAGAAGCCGCCCCTGTGTGCCCCGACCACCTTGTCGAGCAGCGCCTTCTCGTCCAGGACGACGGCTTCGCCGAGGTGGATGGAGAGGTTCTCGAAGGGCACGGTCCGCAGGTGGCGCAGCTGCAGCTCGCGCAGCGCGTCGGAGTCCTCCCGGTCGGGTCGCGCCGCGCCGATGCGCCGCAGATAGGCCTCGACGTCCGCCGGCGTGGGGACGAAGGACTCGGGGGGAACGGGGGCCGTCGGTCGCGTAGTCATACGGCCAGTCTGCACCGCCCGGCCCCCCGCCGACCTGGCTATCCGACCGGTGCCGACTCCTCTTCCGGAGAGGGCAGTTCCCTCATCCGGGCCAGCGGCGAGGCCAGCACCCACAGCACGGCGAAGACGGCCCCGACGGTCGCGATCCACAGCGTCGGACGCAGCCCGATCACGGTGCCGAGGAAGCCTCCGACGAGCGCGCCGAGCGGGCGGAACCCATGGTTGAGCGTCCGGAACGCACCCATGACCCTGGCCCGCACGGCGTCGGGTATCAGCGCCATCTGGAACGAGCCCGCCGCGACGTCGACGATCATCACGCCGACGCAGGACAGGAACTCCGCCACGAACAGCACGGACACCACGAACGGCAGCGGGCCGTCGGCCAGGGGTATCAGGACCAGGGGCAGGGTGAACCCGAGGAAGCCGGCGACGAGCGAACCACCGATGCCGATCCGCCGCACGACCGCCCCGCTCAGCACCGCCCCGAGGAGGCCGCCGACGGCTCCCGTGCCGAGCACCAGGCCGAGCAGCCCGGGGCTGATGCCGAGTTCGGTCGTCACGTAGATGACGAAGAGCGTGTGGAACATGTAGTTGAAGAACTGCACGGTGCCGGACGCGGCGAACAGCGCGCGCATCGACCGCTCCCGGATCACCCAGCGCAGGCCCTCGGTGAAGTGCCCCTTGGCCACTGGTGCCGGCGGCGGCTCGACCGGCTTGATCCGGGCCAGGTACCCGGCCGACACCAGATACGTGAGGGCGTCCGCGACCAGGGCGAAGGGCGCGGTCAGCAACTGCACGAGCAGTCCGCCGACCCCTGGCCCCGCCAGCCACGCCGTCGACCGGCTGCCGTTGACCAGGGAGTTCGCCTGCACGTACCGCTCGGTGGGGACGAGCGCCACGAAGAGCGTGGTGTTGCAGACCTCGAAGAGCACGGTGAGCGCGCCGATCCCGAACGCCACCACGTACAACTGGGTGAGCGTCAGCGCGTCGAGGGCGTAGGCCACGGGGAGGCTGAGGACCAGCCCCGCCCGTCCCAGATCGGTCGCGATCATGGCACGCCTGCGGCTGGCCTGCCGGTCGGCCCAGGCACCGAAGGGCAGGTTGAGCAGGAGTGCGGGCAGCAACTCGGCCGCCTTGAGCCAGCCCATCGCCGCCGCGTCGGCCCCGAGGACGAGGACGGCGGCGAGCGGGATCGCCATGAGCGATATCTGGTCCCCGGCGAGCGAGACGGTCTGCCCGGTCCAGTAGCGGCGGAAGGTCCGCTCGCGCAGCAGCGCCGGTACGCGTTCCACGAGGGCCACCCTGCTCACTCCTTCTCTCTGTCGGGTACGTCCAGGTCCAGGTAGGCGACCCGCAGCACGCTGACGGGCCCGGCGCCCTCCGGCCGGAGGGACGGGTCGGACTCGCGGGCCTCGTAGGGCCGGAGCAGCGCCTCGATCCGTGCCCCGAGATCGGCCAGCTCCTCGGGGGTGAGGTAGAGCAGGGAGTCGCCGAACTGCTCGGCCTCCTGCCACTCCTTCGGCAGCCGGTGCCGGTTCCCCATGGCACGGACGACCCGCTCGAAGTACCGCTCGGCGACCACCGCGGTCAGCGCCCCCGCCGCCTGCGCGACGGCGGCGTCCTCGCTGTACTCGGGCCACTCCGTGTACCGGGCCGTGGCACGCCAGGGCTTCTCCCGCCCCCGCCCGCCGGGCGCCTCCTCCACGAGCCCGTACTTGGCGAGTATCCGCAGGTGGTACGAGCAGCTGGCCACGGACTCCCCGGTCAGCTCGGCGGCCCGGGTAGCCGTGAAGGGCCCGCTACTGCGCAGCAGCCCCACCAGGGAGAGCCGCAGCGGGTGCGCGTAGGCCCGCAGGGCTCGCGGGTCGGTGAGTCGAATGCTCCTGGGCTGCTCGCCCTCGGGCCGCTGGTCACTGCTCTCCTCCTGCATGTATGTAAAGCTAGCTTTAGAAAGACTTCTTTACAAGCATTCCTTTACACCGTTGCCTCACTCTCCTCCCGCCACGGCCGTCAGCCCGGGCCCGGCCCCCACGACCGCGATCGCCCCGTCCAGGTCGGTCCGCAGCACCCGCGCCCCGCCGGCCCGCAACGACTCCACCGTTCTCGGCGACGGATGCCCGTAGGGATTGCCGCTGCCCGTCGAGACCAGCGCGAGCCTCGGCCGCACGGCCCGCATCAGCCCCGGGTCCTGATGGGCGGAGCCGTGGTGGGCCACCTTGAGCACGTCCACCGGCGCGAGATCCGGATGAGCCCGCAGCAACGCCCGCTGGGCCGGCGGCTCCAAGTCACCGAGGAGCAGCAGCGTCAGCCGTCCGGCGACCGTGACCAGCAAGGTGACGCTGGCATCGTTCGGCCCGTCACCCCCACCGAAGCCACTGGAACCCCCGGAGTCACCGGCCCCGGTACCGCCACCGGCCTCGCCACCGCCACCGGCAGCCCCCGAGCCGGTCGCCGCCGCCCCGGGCCCCGCCATCGGCCAGAGCACTCGCCACTCCAACGCCCCCACCCGCCGCCGCTCCCCCAGCCCGGCGGGGATCAGCGGCACCCGCGCGGCGGCCGCCGTCCTCCGCGCGAACGCCGCCTGGGCGGGCGGCTCTTCGAGCCCCGTCACCTGGATCGCCCCGACCGACCGGCCCCGCAACACCCCCGGCAAGCCGGCCACATGGTCCGCGTGGAAGTGGGTCAGGAGCAGCAACGGCACCCGCCGCACCCCGAGTTCCCGCAGACAACGGTCCACCGGTACGGGGTCGGGGCCCGCGTCCACCACGACGGCGGCGTCCCCGCCCGCCGCGAGCACCGTCGCATCCCCCTGCCCCACCTGGCACATCGCGAACACCCAGCCCGGCGGCGGCCATCCGCCGACCCACCGGGTCAGGGGCGCCGGTCGGGCCACCACGAGCAGGAGCAGCACGGCGACCAGCAGGGCCATCGGCCCCCGGTACGGCAGTCTGCGCGCCCCGAGCACCACCACGACCGTGATCAACGCGAGGGCCGCCCCGCCCCACCACCCGCCCGGCCAGCTCATCTCCGCCCCCGGCAGCGCCGCACCCGCACGGGCCACCCGCGCGATCCACCCGGCGGGCCAGCCCGCCACCCACGCCAGGCCCTCCCCGGCCGGAGTCCACACCGGCGCCAGGGCCAGCGCGGCGAAGCCGAAGACCGTCGCGGGCGCCACCGCGAGCTCCGCGCACAGGTTCGCCGGGATCGCGACCAGGCTCACCCGGCCGGCGAAGACCACCACGACGGGAGCGCACACCGCCTGCGCCGCCAGACACGCCGCCAGCGCCTCCGCCAACCGATCGGGCACCCCGCGCATCCGCAGCGCCTCACTCCACCGCGGGGCCACCGTGAGCAGGGCCCCGGTGGCGAGCACCGAGAGCAGGAAGCCGTAACTCCGGGCGAGCCAGGGGTCGTAGAGCACCAGGACGAGAACGACGGTGGCCAGCGCGGGGATCAGCGACCTCCGCCGACCGGTCCCGATCGCGAGCAGCACCACCAGCCCACAGGCCGCGGCACGCAGCACGCTCGGATCGGGCCTGCAGACGACCACGAAGGCGAGCGTCAACGCTCCCCCGGCCAGCGCCGAGCCCCGCAGCGAGAGCCCGATCCGGGGCGCGAGCCCGCCCCGCTCCACCTCGTGCGCCCGCCCGGGGCGGCCGACCAGCAGGAGCAGCACGACGGACAGGTTGCTTCCGCTCACGGCGAGCAGATGAGTGAGATCGGTCGCCTGGAAGGCGTCCCGCAGCTCGGTCCCGATCCGGGAGGTGTCCCCCACGACCAGACCGGGCAACAGGGCCCGCGCGTCCGGATCGAGACCGTCGGTGACCCGCCGCAGCCCGGCGCGCAGCTCCCCCGCCGTCCGTTGCAGCGCGCTGGGACGGCCGACGATCCGGGGCGGCCCCCGGTCCACCTTGAGCACGGCCGCGAAGGGGTCGCCGGGCTGCGTGGGCGGCACCAGCCGGGCGTCGACCTCCAGCCGGGTGGAGGGCAGCAGCCGCAGCCACGCGTCCCTCGCCGCTCCGGGCGGCACGATCAGCAGCACCGGCGCCCTGGTCCGGTGGGCCGCACCGCCCGGCCGCTCGGCCCTGGTCACCTCACCGTCGAGGACGACGGACACGGGTACGGTCGCGCTGCCGCTCACACGGGGCCGGGTGAGCCGCGGGTCGGAGGTCACCGTCACCTCGAGCTGCGCCCGCGCGTACTCCCGCGCCAGGGCGGGGACGGGGCCGCGGCGCAGGTCCGCCGCGTGCAGGCCCGCAGAGGTCGCCCCGGCGGCCGCGCACAGCAGGACCCCGGCGCAGGCGGTCGCCCGCAGCCGTCCGCCCGGCGTGCCCCGCCGTAGCGTCCCGGCCTCCGCCCCGCCCTCCGTCGGGCGCGGCTCACCCGGCCGATCCGGGCCGGCGAACCACCGGGCCGCGGCCGGCGCCCACAGGACGGCGGCTCCGACCAGAGCGACCGTCACTCCGGCCACTGACCACCACCCTGGGGCACCGAGGGCACAGGCCGCCGCCACCCAGGCAGCGACCGCGAGCGGCACCAGCCTGAGATCCGTGGGCCCCTCGTCACGGAAGGGCCCGTCACCACGTCCGCCGTACAGCCCATCGCCCCGCCCGTCGTCGCGGACAGCCCCCTGAGTCCCCGGTCGCCCGGCACCAGCCGCGCCCCCGGCCCCGGCTGGCGCCCCAGCCCACGCCCCGGCCGCCGGGTCGGCCGGGGGATCGACCCCCGCCGCCGCCTCGTACCGCGTCACGGCCGGACCAGCGGTCGGAGATCGGCGAACCTGCGCTCACCGATGCCGTTGACCTCACGCAGTTCCCCCACCGACCGGAAGCCGCCCCGCTCGGTGCGATGGTCGACGATGTGCCGGGCGAGGACCGGGCCGACCCCCGGAAGGGTGTCGAGCTGCTCCACCGTGGCCGTGTTGAGGCTCAGCGGCACCCCGGGTCCACCGCCCCCGGCCCCGCTCCCCGCGCCCGCCCCCGAGGCACCGCCGGAGCCGCCGACCGGCGCCCCCGGCAGGCCGACGAGCACCTGCTCCCCGTCGAACAGGACGCGGGCCCGGTTGAGTCCGGTGAGATCGGCGCCTGGCTTCACCCCGCCCGCCGCATGCAGGGCGTCCGCCACCCGCGAGCCCGCGGGCAGGGTGAGGACCCCGGGCCTGCGCACCTTTCCGCCGACGTCGACGATCACCTTCGGCGCGCCCGTCGCGGCGGGCCCCGGCGCCGGTCCGGTAAGCGGGCCGGTGCGCGCGGCGGGCGTGGCGGCGGGGCCTGCGGGGACGGCGGCGCGGACGAGTTCGGGGGCGCGCACCGGCTCCGGCCGCCCCGTCCAGAAGTAGCCGGCCGCGAGAACCGCGGCCACGACCAGGACGACCGTCAGCGCGGCCAGCGCCCTCGGTTCGAGTCCGCACCGAGTCTGCAGCCACACCGGCGTCCGCTCCCGCAGCGCCACCGCCAGCCGCTCCCGCGCCCCGGGCGGCGCGGACACCCGCCCCACCGCTCCCGGCGCCCCATCCCGCGCGGTCACCTCCCCCTGCACCTCACCCGGCGAGGCCGCCGCGGTCCCAGCGGCCGCGGGGAAAAGCGCGTCCCCACGACCCCGTACAAGGGTCTCGGGAGCCGTGCCGGCCCGCCGCGCCCGGGACCGCCTCCTGGCCCGCCCGGGCGGCGCACCACGGGCTCCTGGGCGGCTTCGCCCGTCTGATCCGGGCGCCCTCCCGGGACCGCTGGACGGAGCGCCGGGGGTGGTCGATGCGATGCGTGTACGAAGAGTCATGCGGATGACGGTAGGAATCAGCGCCACCCCGTGCGGGACTCATCCTCGTTCTGTGGACAGGGCCCCGCCTGTGGAGAACCCCGTCACCCTCACGAGCGACCGCCGGGGCTCAGCGCGGTGAGACGACGACCGCGAGCAGCCCGGGTCCCGTGTGCGCGCCGATGACCGCGCCCACCTCGCTGACGTGCAGTTCCGCCATGCCCGGCAGCCGCTCCCTGAGCCGGTCCGCGAGGACGCCGGCCCGCTCGGGCGCGGAGAGGTGGTGGACGGCAATGTCGACGGCGCCGGAGCCCGCCCGCTCCACGGCGATCTCCTCAAGGCGTGCGATGGCCTTCGAGGCCGTCCGCACCTTCTCCCGCAGTTCGATCCGTCCGCCGTCGAGTTCGAGGAGCGGCTTGACCGCGAGCGCGGAGCCGAGCAGCGCCTGCGCGGCGCCGATGCGCCCGCCGCGGCGCAGATAGTCCAGGGTGTCGACGTAGAAGAACGCGGAGGTTCCCGCCGCGCGCTTCTCGGCGGCGGCGACGGCCTCGTCGAGCGAGCCGCCCGCCTCGGCGACCTGGGCCGCCGCGAGGGCGCAGAAACCCAGGGCCATGCCCATCATCCGGGTGTCCACCACCCGCACGGGAACAGGGGCGTCCTTCGCCGCGAGCACCGCCGCGTCGTAGGTCCCGGAGACCTCGGCGGACAGATGGAGGGAGACGATGCTCCTCGCCCCGGCCTCGGCTGCCTCGCGGTAGGCCTCGGCGAAGACCTCCGGGCTGGGCCGCGAGGTGGTGACGGACCGCTTCTTCTGCAAGGCCTCGGCAAGGGCCTTGGCCGAGATCTCGGTGCCCTCCTCAAGGGCTCGGTCGCCGATGACGACGGTCAGCGGGACCGTGGTGATCGCGTGCCGCTCCCTCGTCTGGCGTGGCAGATAGGCCGTGGAATCGGTGACGATCGCGACATGCCGGGACATGAGCGGGAGGTTACCCGCCGAGACGGCCGCACGGCAGCCCGGCCCCCCAGCGGGGCACGGCCGGGCGTCCGTCGGTCCGTCAGGTGGTGGTCTCCGGGCGGGCCGACTTCTCCCACGGGTACGCGGTCCGCCGCGGGTCGGGCGCGGTGATCGCGGACGGCTCGCCGCCCGTCGCGGGACCCGCGTTCCCGGGGGCGGCGGCCGGCCGGTGGTTCCCCGAGGAGGAAGGCCGGGACGTCCCAGGACCCGTACCCGTGGCTTCCGGCGTGGTCTCCGGGCCCGTCGTCCAGTGCCGCAGCGCGCCGGCTTCGACGTCGATCTGGGCACTGAGTGCCGACAGGTCGTCCTCGGCGAACTTCAGGGCCCGGTCCCGGGCGGCGCGCCGCAGCGCGTCGGCGGAGCCGGTGATCCGCTCGGTCCGCGCGGTGAGTTCGGGGAGCTGCGCGGCCACCCAGGCGCGGTCGGGCTCCCGCTCGAGGCGCTTGAGGTCCTCGTCCAGTTCGAGCC is from Streptomyces venezuelae ATCC 10712 and encodes:
- a CDS encoding MFS transporter, whose translation is MALVERVPALLRERTFRRYWTGQTVSLAGDQISLMAIPLAAVLVLGADAAAMGWLKAAELLPALLLNLPFGAWADRQASRRRAMIATDLGRAGLVLSLPVAYALDALTLTQLYVVAFGIGALTVLFEVCNTTLFVALVPTERYVQANSLVNGSRSTAWLAGPGVGGLLVQLLTAPFALVADALTYLVSAGYLARIKPVEPPPAPVAKGHFTEGLRWVIRERSMRALFAASGTVQFFNYMFHTLFVIYVTTELGISPGLLGLVLGTGAVGGLLGAVLSGAVVRRIGIGGSLVAGFLGFTLPLVLIPLADGPLPFVVSVLFVAEFLSCVGVMIVDVAAGSFQMALIPDAVRARVMGAFRTLNHGFRPLGALVGGFLGTVIGLRPTLWIATVGAVFAVLWVLASPLARMRELPSPEEESAPVG
- a CDS encoding ComEA family DNA-binding protein gives rise to the protein MTLRTRIASTTPGAPSSGPGRAPGSDGRSRPGARGAPPGRARRRSRARRAGTAPETLVRGRGDALFPAAAGTAAASPGEVQGEVTARDGAPGAVGRVSAPPGARERLAVALRERTPVWLQTRCGLEPRALAALTVVLVVAAVLAAGYFWTGRPEPVRAPELVRAAVPAGPAATPAARTGPLTGPAPGPAATGAPKVIVDVGGKVRRPGVLTLPAGSRVADALHAAGGVKPGADLTGLNRARVLFDGEQVLVGLPGAPVGGSGGASGAGAGSGAGGGGPGVPLSLNTATVEQLDTLPGVGPVLARHIVDHRTERGGFRSVGELREVNGIGERRFADLRPLVRP
- a CDS encoding winged helix-turn-helix domain-containing protein gives rise to the protein MQEESSDQRPEGEQPRSIRLTDPRALRAYAHPLRLSLVGLLRSSGPFTATRAAELTGESVASCSYHLRILAKYGLVEEAPGGRGREKPWRATARYTEWPEYSEDAAVAQAAGALTAVVAERYFERVVRAMGNRHRLPKEWQEAEQFGDSLLYLTPEELADLGARIEALLRPYEARESDPSLRPEGAGPVSVLRVAYLDLDVPDREKE
- a CDS encoding ComEC/Rec2 family competence protein; this encodes MYGGRGDGPFRDEGPTDLRLVPLAVAAWVAAACALGAPGWWSVAGVTVALVGAAVLWAPAAARWFAGPDRPGEPRPTEGGAEAGTLRRGTPGGRLRATACAGVLLCAAAGATSAGLHAADLRRGPVPALAREYARAQLEVTVTSDPRLTRPRVSGSATVPVSVVLDGEVTRAERPGGAAHRTRAPVLLIVPPGAARDAWLRLLPSTRLEVDARLVPPTQPGDPFAAVLKVDRGPPRIVGRPSALQRTAGELRAGLRRVTDGLDPDARALLPGLVVGDTSRIGTELRDAFQATDLTHLLAVSGSNLSVVLLLLVGRPGRAHEVERGGLAPRIGLSLRGSALAGGALTLAFVVVCRPDPSVLRAAACGLVVLLAIGTGRRRSLIPALATVVLVLVLYDPWLARSYGFLLSVLATGALLTVAPRWSEALRMRGVPDRLAEALAACLAAQAVCAPVVVVFAGRVSLVAIPANLCAELAVAPATVFGFAALALAPVWTPAGEGLAWVAGWPAGWIARVARAGAALPGAEMSWPGGWWGGAALALITVVVVLGARRLPYRGPMALLVAVLLLLVVARPAPLTRWVGGWPPPGWVFAMCQVGQGDATVLAAGGDAAVVVDAGPDPVPVDRCLRELGVRRVPLLLLTHFHADHVAGLPGVLRGRSVGAIQVTGLEEPPAQAAFARRTAAAARVPLIPAGLGERRRVGALEWRVLWPMAGPGAAATGSGAAGGGGEAGGGTGAGDSGGSSGFGGGDGPNDASVTLLVTVAGRLTLLLLGDLEPPAQRALLRAHPDLAPVDVLKVAHHGSAHQDPGLMRAVRPRLALVSTGSGNPYGHPSPRTVESLRAGGARVLRTDLDGAIAVVGAGPGLTAVAGGE
- a CDS encoding arylamine N-acetyltransferase family protein, whose translation is MTTRPTAPVPPESFVPTPADVEAYLRRIGAARPDREDSDALRELQLRHLRTVPFENLSIHLGEAVVLDEKALLDKVVGAHRGGFCYEVNTAFAVLLRGLGYEVSLLQARVFGEGGKPGIPYDHMALLVETADGRRRLADVGFGDHSHYPLDFDDRGEQQDPGGVFRIVEGVEGDLDVLRDGKPQYRVERRPRELADFAAGAWYHQTSPDSHFPRSLVCSLLTEDGRITLSDRKLITRAGGEREERTLESEEEVRGAYRELFGIELDVLPVVRGGIPDSNPR
- a CDS encoding DegV family protein produces the protein MSRHVAIVTDSTAYLPRQTRERHAITTVPLTVVIGDRALEEGTEISAKALAEALQKKRSVTTSRPSPEVFAEAYREAAEAGARSIVSLHLSAEVSGTYDAAVLAAKDAPVPVRVVDTRMMGMALGFCALAAAQVAEAGGSLDEAVAAAEKRAAGTSAFFYVDTLDYLRRGGRIGAAQALLGSALAVKPLLELDGGRIELREKVRTASKAIARLEEIAVERAGSGAVDIAVHHLSAPERAGVLADRLRERLPGMAELHVSEVGAVIGAHTGPGLLAVVVSPR